Genomic window (Capsicum annuum cultivar UCD-10X-F1 chromosome 10, UCD10Xv1.1, whole genome shotgun sequence):
TTCTGTCTCGAGTTCTTTTTCCTATTGCTTCTGTGTATGTGACACTGCTCTTGGATAGTACATAAATATGTTTCTATAATTTCTTCCCTCAGAAGTAGAAGAAGGTGAAGAGCCGGCAGATGCTGGTGCTTATCGTGCTGTTGGTTTCTCATATGGAAACACTGATGATTTTGCTGACAGAAAGAGTTCTGAGGCCCAGGAAAGCTCCGACTTCCGTCCCTCCTTTCCAGTGCCGGAAAGCCTTCTTCAGTGCTTGGTAAGCTTGTGCTCTGTGATTTGTTTTTCTTGTCTGCTTTCGTAAAGCTTGGATATTGGTGTTTTCATGCTTACGAGGTTTTCCCATGTGGCCAATGCTACTAGTTGTCTAAACCATATGTTATTCTAAGGCTCACTGTGTCTAAGTTTTCAGATGCTCGGAGCAGggatggagttcctttgtctaagGTTGCCACTGACAGGCACCTTGTTCCCTTTTGATGCATGAGCAAGGGGCAGTGCAGGTGGGATTAGGAATGTAAAAAGTTTTCTTTGTAAGGACAATTTGTTGCTAGTTGAGAGGGATCTTCCCTTAATTCACTTGATATTGCTCTTTTATTcatacttgtggattggtatgTTTGAAGCTTCAGATTATATGTAAGGTTCTAGCTTATTTTTATCCAGAATTGTGAATTCTACATTTTAATGaagtcttttgtttcttttgGTTTTCAATCTTTTTGCAGCCACCAACAGAAAAGTTACATCAGATAATTGCCAGGACTGCTCTGTTTGTGAGCAAACATGGTGGGCAGTCAGAGATTGTTCTCAGAGTGAAGCAGGGAGACAATCCAACATTTGGGTTCTTAATGCCTGATCACGCTCTTCATGCATACTTTAGGTTTCTTGTTGATCATCCCGAACTTTTACAGTCTGATAGTGATTTGAACACTCAAGGTGAAGGGAAAAATACTTCTAATGAGCACAAGGAACATGATGGTGTTGGAGGTGCTTTATCTATGCTTGGTTCTGTATATGGGTTTGGGGAGGATGAGGAGCCTGCAAATGGGGATGATCCTGGATCCAGAGTTTCCAGTGCACCGGTTGATGTCTCTGATATCTCTAACATTTCCCGTCCGCTTGAAAGGGCTGAATCTAGTTCTAAGGCATTTGAAAATGGTgtgagagaaaaagatgagaaagtttCAACTCATTCTCTTCGTTCTggtaaagataaagaaaagactCCTGCAATGAAAACGAATAATTTGATTAGTGCTTCCAAGAGCGGAAGTAGAAGGAGCACGCGGAAGGAAGATAACTCTAGTTCGTTGGCTGCATCAAAAAAGACAAAGTTAGATATTTCTGGTTTAGGAGCTATGACTAAGCCTGGACCTTTGGTGGAGCCTCCATCTGAATTGAAGAAATTGATTGATAAGATTGTAGAGTTCATTCTGAAGAATGGAAAGCAGTTTGAGTCTACTCTTATGGAACAGGACAGCAAACACGGgcgattcccgtttcttcttccGTCCAACCAGTATCATCCTTACTATCTAAAAGTACTCCAGAGAGCTCAAGAGGTGAAAGTTCTCTCTCTGTCTGGGAAATGTCATATGGGTTCTTCTTCATTCAAATGGCTAgtctttttaaagtttttttaatGAACTTAAATTTGAGcatattttcttagtttcttgaactTAGCATTTGTTTCTTTGACCAATTAGCAGTATTTTCTCTTTGGTTCTCGATTATTGGTGTAGCTAATGCATGTGAGCCTGGTTATACTACTTTCCTTTTGGAGAGAAGTGTGTGGAATTACTTTTAACATTGCGTCTTTGTCTCCACTTTGTTGTGCAGTCAAAAGTCCATGGATCAGAAAAGAGATCTTCTTTGAAGGGAAGTGATTCTACCTCTTTAGGATCTGCAGAGAATGATCTGCCATATGTATATGATAAGAAAGAGAAGTTTAAGATGGTGATTGGCAAATCCAAGAAGGAAACACAAGACTCTTCGGCTAGAGCTTCACAGCAAGAGGTTGAGGTCGGTGTGGacgctgctgctgctgctgctatcCTTCAGGCTGCCACTAGAGGTATTAAGAAACCCAATTTGAGTATCATCTCAGGCTCATCTAAGAACGGCGATAGTCAGGGTCACAGCAGTGATGGTGCCCAAGCCTCAAGCTTCTCCAATGTACCTCCGCGTGGGCCCAGTATAGTTGGTCAGAAGTCGGACAAGAGGATGGAACATAGTGTTTCGATTCCAAAGGTGAAGGAAATTGCAAAGTCTGCTGCCGCTGAAGCTGCAGGTGAAGCAGATTCCTCTGAAGCACACTTGAGCAAAGAGCAGAAGCTAAAAGCGGAGAGGCTGAGAAGGGCGAAGATGTTTGTTGCCCTTTTAAAAGGTGGAGCAGCTCCTGCCAAAAGAGATTCACTTGGAGGGTCAGTGGAACTACAAGAATCTGCCATATCAGGCTCTGTTGCAGAGACTAAAGTTGTTACTAAAGAAAGAGAGGGCAGTGCAGCTCCGGCAGAACTGACTGCTAGGGAGAGGGAAGGCAGTACAGCTCCATTAAATAACAATATGTCGAATGAAAATGAGATATCTGAAATGAAAAATACTGTTGAAGAGCACGAGCGGCGAGCTAGAAGGAAATACAGGTCAAGATCTGGTATGCACAAAGATGAGGATGAAGAGGAAGAGAGacaggaagaagaggaggaagaggaacAGCGCTCTAGGAAGAAGCGCCGCTCTTCAAGAAAAGATGACGAGGAAGAAAGTGGTGAGGCAAGGGATGATAAGCGATCCAGAAAAAAGAGGCGATCACGCCGTCAGAGACACAGAGATAGTGAAAATGCTGATGGGGATGAGGATGATGAAGATACTAGGCGATCAAGAAAGAAGCATCGCAGGCGACATTCATCCCCCGAAGATGATGACGAGCAAAGAGATGCAGAGAGACATCATAAGCATGGAAGGAAAAAACATTCAAGTCATCGGTCTTCACGTGAAAATAGGAAAGATGATTATGAGGGGGATCATAAGCATTCCAAGAAGAAACGTAAATCTCACAGAAGCTCCCACCGCAGCAGAGACAGACATGAACACAGGACGAAGGATTCTAGTGATGATGAGTCCGATAGATCCCGTAGAACCTCCCATCACAGTAAAGATAGACACAAACTCAGAACAAAAGATTCTAGCGACGATGAACCTGAACACAACCATAAGCATGCAAGCTCTTCCGACGATGAAGAGCAGCGGTATGACAGGGCTGATAAGAATGATAAAggtacaaaagaaagagaagaactGGAAGAAGGTGAGATCCTTGCCAAAGTGTCGGATCAATCAAGAGGAAGTTTGGGAGGTTCCGTCAGCAGAGAAGCTTCAGTGGATGTATCTAGTTCCCAGCAAAGAGCCTCGTCTCAGCCGTCTGAATCTACTGAGATATCAGATGATCTTAGGGCCAAAATCCGCGCAATGTTAATGGCGACTAGGACGTAGTTAAGGAATCGCCAATCTCGGTACATTACCTAGAGAATCCTTTGCATTGTAAAAACTCCTTGTTGAATCTTGATTTACTATTTGATAATTCTGATTTTCATCCTCCTTTCTCTCTGCTATTCAAGTTTTCTGCCCCTTCAGTGTAAAAGGGCATTCGACTGTTTCGTTGTTAATCTATTAAAGGTGTATGTATAATATAATTATACTtgggggtcgtttggtagagtgtacaAGAATAATGTCGTGTAAGGTGTATTAGTAACTACATTTTGAcaattagttttattttaatttgagaaaTGATTTTAAATCTTTTTGGGGAAGACTTGAATTTGCTAATATGAAACTCTGATGAAATTAGCTACtataagtagaatgatcaatgtGATATTGATGAATGAGAAGTATAATGAGTTGAGCCATCTTTGacaataaatcaacaatttgCGTTTAAACCAACGTTTATATATTAGACGTAGGAGGATCTTTGATATCTCTTCGTCTGCAAATAATTCTCAATGTGAACAAAAAGCCAAGATAACGCCCATCTTTAAAAAAGTTATATATAACATCCATCTTTAAAAAAGTTATTTGAGTACACCAACAACATACTAGTGTAATTCAATAAAAGTGGGGCTTGAGAGGGTAGAGCATATGTAGTTCGTACCACTAGCTCAAAGGTGAGGTAAAGAAACTGTATCCGACAGATCcttgactcaaaataaaaatagtacaGAAAAAGACGTAATGTAAGACCCAGAAACAATAGGTAGTACCAAGACAACAAATAATCACACATATCAAAAAAAGTTATTGagtttatttatataattttttcttgagCTTAGTCGGAATTATCTACCTCACACCAGGTGCGAGTAAGGTCTGTGTATACTTTAACCTCTCCAAACTCCATCCGTAATCTCACATTGGGTACGTTATacatatacaaaattaaatttaaaccaTTTTAGCAAAATTTCTAATTTAGTAACTAAATTGTAACATTTTGAGAACCATTTTAGCAAAATTTCTAATTTAGTAACTAAATTGTAACANNNNNNNNNNNNNNNNNNNNNNNNNNNNNNNNNNNNNNNNNNNNNNNNNNNNNNNNNNNNNNNNNNNNNNNNNNNNNNNNNNNNNNNNNNNNNNNNNNNNNNNNNNNNNNNNNNNNNNNNNNNNNNNNNNNNNNNNNNNNNNNNNNNNNNNNNNNNNNNNNNNNNNNNNNNNNNNNNNNNNNNNNNNNNNNNNNNNNNNNNNNNNNNNNNNNNNNNNNNNNNNNNNNNNNNNNNNNNNNNNNNNNNNNNNNNNNNNNNNNNNNNNNNNNNNNNNNNNNNNNNNNNNNNNNNNNNNNNNNNNNNNNNNNNNNNNNNNNNNNNNNNNNNNNNNNNNNNNNNNNNNNNNNNNNNNNNNNNNNNNNNNNNNNNNNNNNNNNNNNNNNNNNNNNNNNNNNNNNNNNNNNNNNNNNNNNNNNNNNNNNNNNNNNNNNNNNNNNNNNNNNNNNNNNNNNNNNNNNNNNNNNNNNNNNNNNNNNNNNNNNNNNNNNNNNNNNNNNNNNNNNNNNNNNNNNNNNNNNNNNNNNNNNNNNNNNNNNNNNNNNNNNNNNNNNNNNNNNNNNNNNNNNNNNNNNNNNNNNNNNNNNNNNNNNNNNNNNNNNNNNNNNNNNNNNNNNNNNNNNNNNNNNNNNNNNNNNNNNNNNNNNNNNNNNNNNNNNNNNNNNNNNNNNNNNNNNNNNNNNNNNNNNNNNNNNNNNNNNNNNNNNNNNNNNNNNNNNNNNNNNNNNNNNNNNNNNNNNNNNNNNNNNNNNNNNNNNNNNNNNNNNNNNNNNNNNNNNNNNNNNNNNNNNNNNNNNNNNNNNNNNNNNNNNNNNNNNNNNNNNNNNNNNNNNNNNNNNNNNNNNNNNNNNNNNNNNNNNNNNNNNNNNNNNNNNNNNNNNNNNNNNNNNNNNNNNNNNNNNNNNNNNNNNNNNNNNNNNNNNNNNNNNNNNNNNNNNNNNNNNNNNNNNNNNNNNNNNNNNNNNNNNNNNNNNNNNNNNNNNNNNNNNNNNNNNNNNNNNNNNNNNNNNNNNNNNNNNNNNNNNNNNNNNNNNNNNNNNNNNNNNNNNNNNNNNNNNNNNNNNNNNNNNNNNNNNNNNNNNNNNNNNNNNNNNNNNNNNNNNNNNNNNNNNNNNNNNNNNNNNNNNNNNNNNNNNNNNNNNNNNNNNNNNNNNNNNNNNNNNNNNNNNNNNNNNNNNNNNNNNNNNNNNNNNNNNNNNNNNNNNNNNNNNNNNNNNNNNNNNNNNNNNNNNNNNNNNNNNNNNNNNNNNNNNNNNNNNNNNNNNNNNNNNNNNNNNNNNNNNNNNNNNNNNNNNNNNNNNNNNNNNNNNNNNNNNNNNNNNNNNNNNNNNNNNNNNNNNNNNNNNNNNNNNNNNNNNNNNNNNNNNNNNNNNNNNNNNNNNNNNNNNNNNNNNNNNNNNNNNNNNNNNNNNNNNNNNNNNNNNNNNNNNNNNNNNNNNNNNNNNNNNNNNNNNNNNNNNNNNNNNNNNNNNNNNNNNNNNNNNNNNNNNNNNNNNNNNNNNNNNNNNNNNNNNNNNNNNNNNNNNNNNNNNNNNNNNNNNNNNNNNNNNNNNNNNNNNNNNNNNNNNNNNNNNNNNNNNNNNNNNNNNNNNNNNNNNNNNNNNNNNNNNNNNNNNNNNNNNNNNNNNNNNNNNNNNNNNNNNNNNNNNNNNNNNNNNNNNNNNNNNNNNNNNNNNNNNNNNNNNNNNNNNNNNNNNNNNNNNNNNNNNNNNNNNNNNNNNNNNNNNNNNNNNNNNNNNNNNNNNNNNNNNNNNNNNNNNNNNNNNNNNNNNNNNNNNNNNNNNNNNNNNNNNNNNNNNNNNNNNNNNNNNNNNNNNNNNNNNNNNNNNNNNNNNNNNNNNNNNNNNNNNNNNNNNNNNNNNNNNNNNNNNNNNNNNNNNNNNNNNNNNNNNNNNNNNNNNNNNNNNNNNNNNNNNNNNNNNNNNNNNNNNNNNNNNNNNNNNNNNNNNNNNNNNNNNNNNNNNNNNNNNNNNNNNNNNNNNNNNNNNNNNNNNNNNNNNNNNNNNNNNNNNNNNNNNNNNNNNNNNNNNNNNNNNNNNNNNNNNNNNNNNNNNNNNNNNNNNNNNNNNNNNNNNNNNNNNNNNNNNNNNNNNNNNNNNNNNNNNNNNNNNNNNNNNNNNNNNNNNNNNNNNNNNNNNNNNNNNNNNNNNNNNNNNNNNNNNNNNNNNNNNNNNNNNNNNNNNNNNNNNNNNNNNNNNNNNNNNNNNNNNNNNNNNNNNNNNNNNNNNNNNNNNNNNNNNNNNNNNNNNNNNNNNNNNNNNNNNNNNNNNNNNNNNNNNNNNNNNNNNNNNNNNNNNNNNNNNNNNNNNNNNNNNNNNNNNNNNNNNNNNNNNNNNNNNNNNNNNNNNNNNNNNNNNNNNNNNNNNNNNNNNNNNNNNNNNNNNNNNNNNNNNNNNNNNNNNNNNNNNNNNNNNNNNNNNNNNNNNNNNNNNNNNNNNNNNNNNNNNNNNNNNNNNNNNNNNNNNNNNNNNNNNNNNNNNNNNNNNNNNNNNNNNNNNNNNNNNNNNNNNNNNNNNNNNNNNNNNNNNNNNNNNNNNNNNNNNNNNNNNNNNNNNNNNNNNNNNNNNNNNNNNNNNNNNNNNNNNNNNNNNNNNNNNNNNNNNNNNNNNNNNNNNNNNNNNNNNNNNNNNNNNNNNNNNNNNNNNNNNNNNNNNNNNNNNNNNNNNNNNNNNNNNNNNNNNNNNNNNNNNNNNNNNNNNNNNNNNNNNNNNNNNNNNNNNNNNNNNNNNNNNNNNNNNNNNNNNNNNNNNNNNNNNNNNNNNNNNNNNNNNNNNNNNNNNNNNNNNNNNNNNNNNNNNNNNNNNNNNNNNNNNNNNNNNNNNNNNNNNNNNNNNNNNNNNNNNNNNNNNNNNNNNNNNNNNNNNNNNNNNNNNNNNNNNNNNNNNNNNNNNNNNNNNNNNNNNNNNNNNNNNNNNNNNNNNNNNNNNNNNNNNNNNNNNNNNNNNNNNNNNNNNNNNNNNNNNNNNNNNNNNNNNNNNNNNNNNNNNNNNNNNNNNNNNNNNNtttttttttttttttttttttttttaaaatttaattttcagtttTAGTGCAAAgcaatttatttatatttatatttatatttatattataagaatatattccaaaaagattcaacagaagaaaaaaaaagcataTTACTGTGCAAAATTTATAATGTTATTATATACTGAGTTGCAGTATGTAATTAGTATGGTAACAAGTAATGATatatagacaaaaaaaaaagggttatttctttttatttatcttaatttttgTATAGTGAGAGATAATTGGTATCTAATAAAATAGTCGAAGAAGCATCATATCACCATAGTCCTAGAATTCAGAACcataaaattctaatttctaaTATCGCTTGCGATATGTTCAGCCTTGTGCACAAGCTGATCCAAACATCACCGCCCATCGTATTTATTATGACTTATACAAAGACAGAGGCAGAGTCAACATTTGGCAAGAGGTTCATCCCTAGAATTCAGAACCATAAAATAGTCAAAGAAGCATAATATCACCTTCGTCCTCGAATTCAGAATCATAAAATTCTAATACTGCCTCAATATGTTCATCTCTGTGCACAAGCCGACCCAAATTAAACATCACCATCCATCGTATTTATCATGACTTATACAAAGACAACGACGGAGCCAGCCTTTGGCAAGTGGTTCATCTAAACCCACTTCAATGAAAAATTGTACTATTTATGcacgacttttttttttttttttttttatgtaaccCTTTCGGTTAGTTTTTCTTCGAACTTTGAACCCCATCAGTTGTAATCCTGACTCCGCCTTTAAAGCTTCTTTTAGACTTATTCTTTTTGGGATCTTGTAAAACACAAACATCACCATTGCACACCAATTTGTTTGAGCTTGAGGACTTAGAGAAACAACTAAAAAATTTGAACAAAGCCATATGTAAGAACATATAAAATTTACCTATATATATTGCTACAAAATTGGGTACTTTTTGGTGAATGATAAAATGagcaatatatatatgtatatatatatatatatagatgtaacAACATATGAACAAATTCCACCTTGCTATTTGCTTATTATAGTCAATTTATAGGTGGAAATGACCtaccaaataataataaaacaactaTACAAGACATAAAAGGGCATCCCGGCACTAAAGCTCTTGCTATGTGTGGGGTCCAAAACAGAGGCGGAGCTAGCCTCCTTTAGGGAGTTCGGCCGAACCCtcttcgacggaaaaatatactatttatgcatgattaaaattattttttatgtggttatagtaggtgttgaacccctttcgactaagttttctttgaatattgaaccccctcagttgaaatcctggctccgcctctaGTTTGAAAGGACCAGACTGTCCGAGTCTATTGTATATAATCCTATTTTGTGTGTATGCAAgagaatgttttcatgatttgaatccGTGACCTCCGATCATGTTAAAAATATGATCGATTATATGAGACAGGGAAATAGTTACTCCCTTCGTCCATGTTTACTTATCCATATTTGACTTGGTACACCCTttaagaaacaatacataaaataataaatttactaTAGTACTCTTATTAATAAAAAGTTTGGTAGATTTTGGTGAATGATAAATTAAgcactatatatatttatagatgtAACAATAAATGAACAAATTCCAGATTGCTATATGCTTATAGTCAATTTATAGGTGCAATGACCTACCAAATAAGTATAATACAAGACATAAAAGGGCATCCCGGtactaaagctatcgctatgtgTGGGGTCCGAAAAAGACCAGACCGCAAGGGTCCATTATATACAACCTTATTTTGCATTTATGCAATAGGATATTTCCACGACTTGAACCAATGACCTCCTGATCAAGTTAAAAGTACGAtagataatttgagacggagaaaTAATTACTCCATTCGTCCATATTTACTTGTATGTGTTTGACTCGATACACCGTTTAAGAAACAACaattaaaatgataattttactatattactcttattaataaaaaattggtACATTTTGGTGAATGATATATTAAGCATTACATATGTATAGATGCAACATTGGTGATGCAGTGGATGGActcccttaatcagaggtctcgggttcgagccCTGGGTATGGAAAAATTCTTGGCAGGGAGCGCTACCCCCCGAATGGGGTCCTACTCAGCGTGAATTCAAATTAGTCGAGCTCCAATACAGATACCAGAGACCGAAtagaaaaccaaaataaaaatagatgcaACATTGAAAAACATGGAAACATGTGGCAATTATATAGTCAATTTATTATAGGTGGCATGGCCTACCAAATAAGTATACTTTCTTAGTAATTGTTGTTAATATTTGAGACTAATAAATGAATACAAGGCAtgtctattaattttttttttctttttttttttacgaaCGTATAGAAAAGAAATACGACACATAATTTAAGAAAATGTCCCAATATAAGTGATTTGCGGTAagaatttttgactttttatccaattttatttatttttcttttctttccgtgTCTGAGTAagatgaatttaatatttttacttgatgttttcaattaaaaataattgttttttttttttcataagggAGAGGTAGGATTGCACACGCACCATCATTCTTTACACCTCACTTATAGAATTACATTTGATATATTATTGTTGTCGTAAAAGATATTAAATCCAATTAAGTTTGATATGTTATTGTTGTCATAGAAGATATTGAATCCAATTACGTTcgatatattattgttgttgtagaagATATTGAATCCAATTTAACATGCCATTTGTCCAAGTACAACTTTTAAAGAGCCCTAATGCAATATTTGTTGGTTTCATTGTCCATTGATTATTACATTCAAATACATTTTTTTGGGGCTTAATACataaaaatgtcttttaatttgGCTTCAAATTACACCTATGATATTTAATTTTAGGTGTGCATAAGTAGACaattaaatttgtataaagttgaagAACTAGACACACATATcttatgtggcataatacacgtaGGACGACATCTAGGACGAGAATTGGCCACAttgaaaaactaattttataatataaaaataatataattttcgaAACCCCTCAATAAAAATTCTGACTCCACCATTGCGCCACAACCATGTCATACTCCATTGTTCTAATTAATAGATACAATAGACACAACACACACAATTTAACAAAGATCTAAATTCATACAAAATCCTACTTCCCTTATTAGTCCAACTCAAAAAGAGATAAAACATCCAGTATTCCCGAACTATGATCAAAATTGCTACGACATACTC
Coding sequences:
- the LOC107838852 gene encoding protein starmaker isoform X1 codes for the protein MDLEVVGRHALLFDDDSTAAFVNSGEALVDWNSLQIDRYDVRHLLSGPPPSRRRSQSSSSLVNSVDASIQLELDHERYLDLPSPSDEPEVEEGEEPADAGAYRAVGFSYGNTDDFADRKSSEAQESSDFRPSFPVPESLLQCLPPTEKLHQIIARTALFVSKHGGQSEIVLRVKQGDNPTFGFLMPDHALHAYFRFLVDHPELLQSDSDLNTQGEGKNTSNEHKEHDGVGGALSMLGSVYGFGEDEEPANGDDPGSRVSSAPVDVSDISNISRPLERAESSSKAFENGVREKDEKVSTHSLRSGKDKEKTPAMKTNNLISASKSGSRRSTRKEDNSSSLAASKKTKLDISGLGAMTKPGPLVEPPSELKKLIDKIVEFILKNGKQFESTLMEQDSKHGRFPFLLPSNQYHPYYLKVLQRAQESKVHGSEKRSSLKGSDSTSLGSAENDLPYVYDKKEKFKMVIGKSKKETQDSSARASQQEVEVGVDAAAAAAILQAATRGIKKPNLSIISGSSKNGDSQGHSSDGAQASSFSNVPPRGPSIVGQKSDKRMEHSVSIPKVKEIAKSAAAEAAGEADSSEAHLSKEQKLKAERLRRAKMFVALLKGGAAPAKRDSLGGSVELQESAISGSVAETKVVTKEREGSAAPAELTAREREGSTAPLNNNMSNENEISEMKNTVEEHERRARRKYRSRSGMHKDEDEEEERQEEEEEEEQRSRKKRRSSRKDDEEESGEARDDKRSRKKRRSRRQRHRDSENADGDEDDEDTRRSRKKHRRRHSSPEDDDEQRDAERHHKHGRKKHSSHRSSRENRKDDYEGDHKHSKKKRKSHRSSHRSRDRHEHRTKDSSDDESDRSRRTSHHSKDRHKLRTKDSSDDEPEHNHKHASSSDDEEQRYDRADKNDKGTKEREELEEGEILAKVSDQSRGSLGGSVSREASVDVSSSQQRASSQPSESTEISDDLRAKIRAMLMATRT
- the LOC107838852 gene encoding protein starmaker isoform X2, whose protein sequence is MHEQGAVQPPTEKLHQIIARTALFVSKHGGQSEIVLRVKQGDNPTFGFLMPDHALHAYFRFLVDHPELLQSDSDLNTQGEGKNTSNEHKEHDGVGGALSMLGSVYGFGEDEEPANGDDPGSRVSSAPVDVSDISNISRPLERAESSSKAFENGVREKDEKVSTHSLRSGKDKEKTPAMKTNNLISASKSGSRRSTRKEDNSSSLAASKKTKLDISGLGAMTKPGPLVEPPSELKKLIDKIVEFILKNGKQFESTLMEQDSKHGRFPFLLPSNQYHPYYLKVLQRAQESKVHGSEKRSSLKGSDSTSLGSAENDLPYVYDKKEKFKMVIGKSKKETQDSSARASQQEVEVGVDAAAAAAILQAATRGIKKPNLSIISGSSKNGDSQGHSSDGAQASSFSNVPPRGPSIVGQKSDKRMEHSVSIPKVKEIAKSAAAEAAGEADSSEAHLSKEQKLKAERLRRAKMFVALLKGGAAPAKRDSLGGSVELQESAISGSVAETKVVTKEREGSAAPAELTAREREGSTAPLNNNMSNENEISEMKNTVEEHERRARRKYRSRSGMHKDEDEEEERQEEEEEEEQRSRKKRRSSRKDDEEESGEARDDKRSRKKRRSRRQRHRDSENADGDEDDEDTRRSRKKHRRRHSSPEDDDEQRDAERHHKHGRKKHSSHRSSRENRKDDYEGDHKHSKKKRKSHRSSHRSRDRHEHRTKDSSDDESDRSRRTSHHSKDRHKLRTKDSSDDEPEHNHKHASSSDDEEQRYDRADKNDKGTKEREELEEGEILAKVSDQSRGSLGGSVSREASVDVSSSQQRASSQPSESTEISDDLRAKIRAMLMATRT
- the LOC107838852 gene encoding protein starmaker isoform X3 produces the protein MPDHALHAYFRFLVDHPELLQSDSDLNTQGEGKNTSNEHKEHDGVGGALSMLGSVYGFGEDEEPANGDDPGSRVSSAPVDVSDISNISRPLERAESSSKAFENGVREKDEKVSTHSLRSGKDKEKTPAMKTNNLISASKSGSRRSTRKEDNSSSLAASKKTKLDISGLGAMTKPGPLVEPPSELKKLIDKIVEFILKNGKQFESTLMEQDSKHGRFPFLLPSNQYHPYYLKVLQRAQESKVHGSEKRSSLKGSDSTSLGSAENDLPYVYDKKEKFKMVIGKSKKETQDSSARASQQEVEVGVDAAAAAAILQAATRGIKKPNLSIISGSSKNGDSQGHSSDGAQASSFSNVPPRGPSIVGQKSDKRMEHSVSIPKVKEIAKSAAAEAAGEADSSEAHLSKEQKLKAERLRRAKMFVALLKGGAAPAKRDSLGGSVELQESAISGSVAETKVVTKEREGSAAPAELTAREREGSTAPLNNNMSNENEISEMKNTVEEHERRARRKYRSRSGMHKDEDEEEERQEEEEEEEQRSRKKRRSSRKDDEEESGEARDDKRSRKKRRSRRQRHRDSENADGDEDDEDTRRSRKKHRRRHSSPEDDDEQRDAERHHKHGRKKHSSHRSSRENRKDDYEGDHKHSKKKRKSHRSSHRSRDRHEHRTKDSSDDESDRSRRTSHHSKDRHKLRTKDSSDDEPEHNHKHASSSDDEEQRYDRADKNDKGTKEREELEEGEILAKVSDQSRGSLGGSVSREASVDVSSSQQRASSQPSESTEISDDLRAKIRAMLMATRT